The stretch of DNA TCTGAGGAATCGCCCCTATGCGATTGCACACCACGAAGCATGAAAATGGTTATTTTTAGAGGCGGCGTCACAAGCGTGACCGCAGCGAGCCGTTGCGTGGCGACAAGTGGAAGCAACGCTCGATTGATTCGACTGTATGCTCGCCGTCGAGCAGCGTTTGAATTGAGCCGGGTCTTTGAGCCAGGAACCAACGGCTCACATATCGGCCACATCGCCTGAGCGACGATTGAACTCATCCTGCATGTGGATTGGAGATTGACCAACCAGATTGATAAGCAGCCACATGCAACCGCATAAGCTGTCTTCAGAGGCGATTGGCATTACTCATGAGGACGATTTTGGCTGCTGCCAGTGTTTCAAAAGAACTTGTAACAACCAACGCAGCGTGACTGGCGCTGATCCTCTATGGACTTATCTCGTAGCAAAATCATTCTCGTTCGCCCGCGTGATCCGAACAACATTGGCGCGGTCGCTCGCGCAATGAAGAATTTCGGGTTCACCCAGTTGGTCATCGTCGCGCCCCATCCGCCGGTGTGGGATGAAGTGGTCTCGGCTGTTCATGCCGATGATATTCTCAAGGAGGCGCCCGTCGTGGCGTCGCTCGCTGAGGCTGTAGCCGATTGCACATGGGTGGTAGGAACAACTGACCGCCGGCGGGTCGAGCCAAAACAGACGCTCTATACGCCTGCCGATCTGTGCCGCGATGTGCGCCAGAGCGAGCACAGGCTGGCGCTCGTTTTCGGGCCGGAAAAACACGGCTTGACCAATAATGACCTGAGCCATTGCCATCGTGTCATGAGCATTCCCACACAACCTGATTGCCCTTCGATGAATCTGGGACAAGCGGTCGCTATTTGCTGTTACGAGCTAACGCGGGATCAGCCGGTGCCCCTTCAGACCAAGCAACAGGTTGAATGGGCAACGGCCGGCCAGATCGAAACCGCTGTGCAGTTGATGCTCGACGTGTTATGTCTCTCCGAGTTCATTCAACCAGCTCGCCGACCGGATTTCGCGCTCAAACTACGACGCTACCTGATGCGCTTGAACATGACCAGACGCGATGTCAACACGTTGTGCGGCGCTCTGAGCAAAATCAAAGAAAAGTTGGTTCACCGGCCCGTGTCGTCACCGGTCCAGGATTGATGGACTCGCTCTTACTGGATCAATGGGCAACCTGCTAGAATGTGGCCCGCTCGCGCCATGAGGATCGTTGGAAAAGGAGATAGCAATATGCAAAAGACAGCGTGGATGAGCTT from Blastocatellia bacterium encodes:
- a CDS encoding RNA methyltransferase; the protein is MDLSRSKIILVRPRDPNNIGAVARAMKNFGFTQLVIVAPHPPVWDEVVSAVHADDILKEAPVVASLAEAVADCTWVVGTTDRRRVEPKQTLYTPADLCRDVRQSEHRLALVFGPEKHGLTNNDLSHCHRVMSIPTQPDCPSMNLGQAVAICCYELTRDQPVPLQTKQQVEWATAGQIETAVQLMLDVLCLSEFIQPARRPDFALKLRRYLMRLNMTRRDVNTLCGALSKIKEKLVHRPVSSPVQD